A segment of the SAR324 cluster bacterium genome:
GGCCTAGAATATGACTTCCTTTCAGAACTTCGAGACAACCGTTGCTCACTTTGGCAGGATCCACCGCAATCATAGCGCTCGTCATGAGAGGTTGGAGGCATCCATAGTGATACCAATAACCATAATCTTGATGCCATTCCCAAGCTCCTCCAATTTTAGGATCTTTGAGGATCATCTTTGAATGGTAATGGTAGACCTCTCCACCCAGCAGCTCTTCCATTCTGCCTACAAGCTTTTTGCACCGGGCAAACATTCCATAAATTCCATCTCCTGGATGATTCCAGAGTGTAAGACGGACTTTGGCACCTGACCTGTCTTTTCTTCCTTGGCTTCGAAGATCCAATTCCTGATCATCTTTGGCAGTTTTCTGAAGTAGTTGGATTTCATCGGAATCGAAAAGGTTTCTTTCGATCAGAAATCCATTTTGTTCAAAATCTAACAGTTGTGTTTGAGTCAGAAGTGGCATTTGTAAGTTTTTTTTAAACGACAAGTTACTGAATAAAATACTCTGAATGTTCTGTTCGAATTCGCTCAATATCCGAAAAAATCACGCTGAGGTGATCTTGGATGGCTCTCACAGCTTCATCTGGTTGGTGCTGAATTATACAATCAACAACCCGTTGATGTTCATC
Coding sequences within it:
- a CDS encoding phytanoyl-CoA dioxygenase family protein — protein: MPLLTQTQLLDFEQNGFLIERNLFDSDEIQLLQKTAKDDQELDLRSQGRKDRSGAKVRLTLWNHPGDGIYGMFARCKKLVGRMEELLGGEVYHYHSKMILKDPKIGGAWEWHQDYGYWYHYGCLQPLMTSAMIAVDPAKVSNGCLEVLKGSHILGRLDHSLAGEQSGADPERVEIAVERFDRVAVELEPGDTLLFHCNLLHCSGQNHSPDPRWAMICCYNAARNNPFKTSRHPQYTPLEQVDDTLIKMVGLKRFSESGDVDFMGDKVDRKIPSALLKLIPETI